The proteins below come from a single Iocasia fonsfrigidae genomic window:
- a CDS encoding MFS transporter: MNNKNDLIQISDKQYNINFVLMILGRIISELGTSIFTFSISLYVLSTTKSAALFTSVLSFSILPNILTNIIGGMVVDCCNKKKLIVGSDLASGAIIFVFLLFFKLYPSNIIIIIIFSMGLSMIQSLFSLTMTSSIANVVKTKQVSKLNSVFTAYGSTISMMGPFLGALVYQNFSMAVIFYINGFSFIISGLLETFIVFYRYNAGEKGEKKNNLIKEYREVFLYLKDTNQVRLLLIINSFLVLVFAPLGAVIVPYVSYNILNVSELQLAVIQGSLAVGALIASLLMTFIPTVNELLKRLYIIIHMQTFGMFLLCLPILFISTDRTKWIVTIFFSGCLVFLGVVGVIRSIPIFAYLQTSVPEQIRGRFFAVQNTSFTFFSFLGMWIYGILLDKILWIYLILASGTASLIVIGFLQLCNREINGVNVEKSEYNP; encoded by the coding sequence ATGAACAACAAAAACGATTTAATACAAATCTCTGATAAACAATATAATATTAATTTTGTATTAATGATATTGGGGAGAATAATATCAGAACTAGGTACTTCAATTTTTACTTTTTCAATTAGTTTATATGTACTCAGTACAACGAAATCTGCTGCTTTATTTACCTCTGTTCTAAGTTTTTCCATACTCCCTAATATTTTGACAAATATTATAGGAGGTATGGTTGTTGACTGTTGTAACAAGAAAAAATTAATTGTAGGAAGTGATTTGGCCAGCGGAGCTATTATATTTGTTTTCTTACTGTTCTTTAAATTATACCCATCAAATATTATCATTATTATAATATTTAGTATGGGATTATCCATGATACAAAGCCTATTTTCACTAACAATGACTTCTTCCATTGCTAATGTGGTAAAGACAAAACAAGTATCAAAGTTAAATTCTGTTTTTACTGCTTATGGTTCTACAATCAGTATGATGGGACCTTTTCTAGGGGCTTTAGTATATCAGAATTTCAGTATGGCAGTCATATTTTATATTAATGGATTTTCGTTTATTATTTCCGGATTATTAGAAACTTTTATTGTTTTTTATCGGTATAACGCTGGGGAAAAAGGCGAGAAGAAAAATAACTTAATCAAAGAGTATAGAGAAGTATTTTTATATTTAAAGGATACTAATCAAGTACGACTTTTGTTAATCATAAATAGTTTTCTTGTTTTGGTTTTTGCTCCATTGGGAGCTGTTATTGTACCATATGTTTCGTATAATATACTTAATGTATCTGAACTTCAGTTGGCTGTTATCCAGGGAAGTTTGGCTGTAGGTGCACTTATTGCATCTTTGCTTATGACTTTTATTCCTACTGTTAATGAGCTTTTAAAACGCTTGTACATAATTATACATATGCAGACGTTTGGTATGTTTCTTCTATGTTTACCTATATTATTTATATCCACTGATCGTACAAAGTGGATTGTAACCATCTTTTTTTCGGGTTGTCTGGTTTTTTTGGGCGTTGTAGGTGTCATTAGAAGCATTCCAATATTTGCTTATTTACAAACGAGTGTTCCAGAACAGATTAGAGGTAGATTTTTTGCTGTTCAAAATACATCATTTACTTTTTTTTCCTTTTTAGGAATGTGGATATACGGTATTCTTTTGGATAAAATTTTATGGATTTATTTGATACTGGCTTCCGGTACAGCAAGTTTAATAGTAATTGGCTTTTTGCAATTATGTAATAGGGAAATAAATGGGGTCAATGTCGAGAAATCGGAGTATAATCCATGA
- a CDS encoding LacI family DNA-binding transcriptional regulator: MSSPKNKNLKKVTMRDIAREAGVSVATVSYVINNNTNETISSSTKNKIMTIAREMNYIPDLVARSLVSGKSGLIGVFIVNDYSVDFPWKKCYYSEFINWLERMFAFEGYHILLSNIDIENPKLDIIFQRDLEGVFIVDVRKNLFYELSNKFNVPIIIVDSYIDDLIFHKIVPDFESAIQKGKDLLGNNELFLVMDKFNNREMNQKIQYCFGGDEADIHMVESIYEFEDFLKSHKGKKGIVLNEFLGTIVANFIDPPNIAVISTCGSSYIIPKRAKKVVFDVEKKAKTAVTIMMNYLNRKFAVDKYTIFKEKEFSLKA; this comes from the coding sequence ATGTCTTCCCCAAAAAATAAAAACTTAAAAAAAGTTACAATGAGAGATATTGCAAGAGAAGCAGGTGTCTCTGTTGCAACTGTATCTTATGTGATAAACAATAATACTAATGAAACAATTTCTTCTAGTACAAAAAATAAAATTATGACGATTGCACGGGAGATGAACTACATCCCTGACCTTGTTGCTCGTTCACTGGTTAGTGGAAAATCAGGATTAATTGGTGTTTTCATTGTTAATGATTATTCTGTGGATTTCCCCTGGAAAAAATGTTATTACAGTGAATTTATTAATTGGCTTGAGAGGATGTTTGCTTTTGAAGGCTACCATATACTATTGTCTAATATTGATATAGAAAATCCCAAGCTGGATATAATTTTTCAACGGGATTTAGAGGGAGTATTCATTGTTGATGTAAGAAAAAATTTGTTTTATGAGCTTTCAAATAAATTTAATGTACCCATTATAATTGTAGATAGCTATATTGATGATTTGATTTTCCATAAAATTGTACCTGATTTTGAAAGTGCAATTCAAAAAGGAAAAGACTTGCTGGGAAATAATGAATTATTTTTGGTTATGGATAAGTTCAATAATAGAGAAATGAACCAGAAAATTCAATATTGTTTTGGTGGAGATGAAGCAGATATACATATGGTAGAATCTATCTATGAATTCGAAGATTTTTTAAAGAGTCATAAAGGCAAAAAAGGAATTGTATTAAATGAGTTTCTAGGGACAATAGTAGCAAATTTCATTGATCCACCAAACATTGCGGTAATAAGTACCTGCGGTAGCTCATATATAATTCCAAAAAGAGCCAAAAAGGTTGTTTTTGACGTTGAAAAGAAAGCTAAAACAGCCGTGACTATAATGATGAACTATTTAAATAGAAAATTTGCAGTAGATAAGTATACAATTTTTAAAGAGAAGGAATTTTCTTTAAAAGCTTAA
- a CDS encoding sugar ABC transporter permease, translated as MIRSQRFQSNLKLVFTYIFIIFMVLVVFFPVVWIFSSSLNPGDSLFSSSFFHQNMTWSHYTELFQETDFFIWYWNTIKVGTFTSLLTILLVSFTAYSFSRLDFIGKKQGLMGLLVLQMFPGIMNMVALYVLLNLIGLLDTHWGLVLIYSGGAIPYNSWLMKGYLDTIPRSLEEAAIIDGASRWKIFWRIIFPLSLPIISVIAILNFIAPFGDFLFARLILTSQKNWTMAVGLYDFISGQYGQHFTQFAAGALLAALPITIIYLSLQKLMIGGLTKGANKG; from the coding sequence ATGATTAGATCTCAGAGGTTTCAAAGTAATCTTAAATTAGTTTTTACTTATATATTTATTATTTTTATGGTTCTGGTTGTTTTTTTCCCAGTAGTTTGGATATTTAGTTCATCTTTAAATCCTGGTGATAGTCTTTTCAGTAGTTCTTTTTTTCACCAAAATATGACATGGAGTCACTATACCGAATTATTCCAGGAAACAGACTTTTTCATCTGGTACTGGAATACTATCAAAGTTGGCACCTTTACTTCACTGCTGACTATATTGTTGGTCTCTTTTACTGCTTATTCTTTTTCCAGACTGGATTTTATAGGGAAAAAACAGGGATTAATGGGATTACTTGTTTTACAGATGTTTCCGGGGATAATGAATATGGTTGCACTATATGTTTTATTGAATTTAATAGGCTTGCTTGATACTCATTGGGGGCTAGTTCTGATTTATTCAGGTGGTGCTATTCCTTATAATAGCTGGCTTATGAAGGGTTATCTTGATACTATTCCCCGCTCCCTGGAAGAAGCTGCTATAATTGATGGAGCCAGTCGTTGGAAAATTTTTTGGAGAATTATTTTTCCTCTCTCTTTACCAATAATTTCTGTAATTGCAATTTTAAATTTTATAGCTCCATTTGGTGACTTTCTTTTTGCTAGATTGATTTTAACTTCACAAAAAAATTGGACTATGGCTGTTGGTTTATATGATTTTATTAGTGGACAATATGGACAGCATTTTACCCAGTTTGCAGCTGGAGCATTACTGGCTGCCTTACCTATTACAATAATTTATCTTTCTTTACAGAAGCTAATGATTGGTGGTCTCACTAAAGGGGCAAACAAAGGATAG
- a CDS encoding carbohydrate ABC transporter permease, whose protein sequence is MEPQIQKKIKKIENRRCIAAILSTVFMGAGQIANGQFIKGFLFIIFNAFVIINSIPYFIRSFQGLVTLGETPMKDHSLFFMVYGIIALLLLLVILAIYLFNIRDAYKNGKLLDNGQKPASFYISLKRIIEGGYPYIVLSPGLIVITAITILPMIFSMLIAFTNYDLYHSPPKHILDWVGIKNFYKVLTLGSWSKTFRNIFGWTVIWSILSTVSTFGLGGFLAILLNNPRIKFRKIIRTLLILPWAIPAFVSILIWRGMLNTNFGIINKLLVQLFNINNIPWLYEVFWARVALILVNLWLGFPYAMILITGILQSIPGDLYEAAIVDGASGWQKFRNITLPLLLYSMAPLLIMTFAYNFNNFNIIYLLNDGGPAVFGWQGGAGGTDILISWIFKLTFQKLKYNYASAISIIIFIIIAGFSIYNFRRTRSFQEEEMLQ, encoded by the coding sequence TTGGAACCTCAAATACAGAAAAAGATTAAAAAGATTGAGAATAGACGTTGTATTGCTGCAATATTATCAACAGTTTTTATGGGAGCAGGGCAGATAGCTAATGGTCAGTTTATTAAAGGGTTTTTATTTATTATATTTAATGCCTTTGTTATTATCAATAGCATTCCTTATTTTATCAGAAGTTTTCAGGGGCTAGTGACACTGGGAGAAACTCCTATGAAAGACCATTCCCTTTTTTTTATGGTTTACGGTATTATTGCTCTGTTACTGTTGTTAGTTATTCTTGCTATATATTTATTTAATATCAGGGATGCTTATAAAAATGGGAAATTACTGGATAATGGTCAAAAGCCAGCTAGCTTTTATATTTCACTAAAAAGAATTATCGAAGGTGGTTATCCTTATATAGTTCTTTCACCTGGATTAATTGTTATTACAGCAATAACAATTCTTCCTATGATTTTTTCTATGTTAATTGCTTTTACAAATTATGATCTTTATCACTCACCCCCGAAACATATTCTTGACTGGGTAGGTATCAAGAATTTTTATAAGGTTTTGACTCTAGGTTCCTGGTCAAAAACCTTTAGAAATATATTTGGCTGGACGGTAATCTGGTCAATACTTTCTACAGTAAGTACTTTTGGGCTAGGTGGATTTTTGGCTATTTTATTGAATAACCCCCGGATAAAATTTCGGAAGATAATTCGGACACTACTGATTTTACCTTGGGCAATACCAGCATTTGTCAGTATTCTTATCTGGCGGGGGATGCTTAATACTAATTTTGGGATAATTAATAAACTTCTGGTTCAATTATTTAATATAAATAATATTCCCTGGCTTTATGAAGTATTTTGGGCCAGAGTGGCGCTAATTCTGGTTAATCTCTGGTTAGGTTTTCCCTATGCTATGATTTTAATTACAGGTATTTTGCAGAGCATTCCCGGTGATCTCTATGAAGCAGCAATAGTTGATGGGGCCAGTGGTTGGCAGAAGTTTAGAAATATTACCCTGCCTCTGCTTTTATACTCAATGGCTCCTCTGTTAATTATGACCTTTGCCTATAATTTCAATAATTTTAATATTATTTACCTGTTAAATGATGGAGGGCCGGCTGTGTTTGGCTGGCAGGGAGGTGCTGGTGGTACCGATATTTTAATATCCTGGATCTTTAAATTAACTTTTCAGAAATTAAAATATAATTATGCTTCTGCAATCTCTATAATAATCTTTATTATCATTGCTGGATTTAGTATCTACAATTTCAGAAGAACCAGGTCTTTTCAGGAGGAGGAGATGTTACAATGA
- a CDS encoding extracellular solute-binding protein produces the protein MKRVVMLLVLMVLVLGLSFNVEATKLVVWESSGTEEEFVKLVGEKYTEETGVEIEVVAIDQLSQSDKLALDGPAGKGADIVAWPNDAIGKTVEQGLLWPLPKDKLNFDGYTESAVRAVRYKGKLYGLPYAMETVAIIYNKDLIPEIPATFDEFLEKVLELNKPNEQQYGFMGQIWKLYHIFGFISAYGGYVFKETENGLDVNDIGLATEGAIKAVKLIKTFRTSGLMPEGITDDIFDGLFQEGKLAAQISGPWAFGNYKEADINYGIAPFPKLDNGEYPHTLIGVKAYYISAFSEQKEEALKFIKWLTNKENSFKHYQEAAIIPTRDDVISLPEFQENEDLRAFAIQARRGIPMPNIPEMMQVWDPVENTLPFIFKGQVSPEEVLPIMVEQIKENIEQMKQ, from the coding sequence ATGAAGAGAGTTGTTATGTTGTTAGTTTTGATGGTTTTGGTATTAGGCTTATCGTTTAATGTTGAGGCAACAAAATTAGTAGTTTGGGAGAGTTCTGGAACTGAAGAGGAATTTGTTAAGTTGGTAGGTGAGAAGTATACTGAGGAAACTGGAGTAGAAATTGAAGTAGTAGCGATTGATCAATTATCACAAAGTGATAAACTGGCATTAGACGGACCTGCTGGTAAGGGTGCAGATATTGTAGCCTGGCCAAATGATGCGATAGGGAAAACAGTTGAACAAGGCTTATTATGGCCATTGCCGAAAGACAAGTTAAATTTTGATGGGTATACAGAATCAGCAGTACGTGCTGTGCGTTATAAAGGTAAATTATATGGTTTGCCTTATGCTATGGAAACGGTAGCAATTATTTATAATAAAGATCTGATTCCTGAAATACCCGCTACTTTTGATGAGTTTTTGGAAAAAGTTTTAGAATTAAACAAACCTAATGAGCAGCAGTATGGTTTTATGGGCCAAATATGGAAACTTTATCATATCTTTGGTTTTATTTCAGCTTATGGTGGTTATGTATTTAAAGAAACTGAAAATGGTCTGGATGTAAATGATATTGGTTTGGCTACTGAAGGAGCTATTAAAGCAGTAAAATTAATTAAGACTTTTAGAACTTCAGGGCTTATGCCTGAAGGTATAACCGATGATATTTTTGATGGGCTCTTTCAGGAAGGGAAATTAGCAGCTCAGATTAGTGGTCCCTGGGCTTTTGGAAATTATAAAGAGGCAGATATAAACTATGGTATTGCTCCTTTTCCCAAACTTGATAACGGAGAATATCCCCATACCTTGATTGGAGTTAAAGCATACTATATCAGTGCTTTTAGTGAACAGAAAGAAGAGGCTCTTAAGTTTATCAAGTGGTTGACAAATAAAGAAAATAGCTTTAAACATTATCAAGAAGCTGCTATTATTCCAACTAGGGATGATGTTATTTCTTTGCCGGAATTTCAGGAGAATGAAGATTTGAGGGCATTTGCAATTCAGGCTAGACGCGGAATTCCGATGCCTAATATCCCGGAGATGATGCAGGTCTGGGATCCGGTAGAAAATACTCTTCCTTTTATTTTTAAAGGACAGGTTAGTCCTGAAGAGGTATTGCCGATAATGGTAGAACAGATTAAAGAAAATATTGAGCAGATGAAACAATAG
- a CDS encoding nucleotidyltransferase domain-containing protein, producing MIKNLEELVIKLKNNSIVISIIEYGSRNCYDSYGNGDYDIFVIVEERFYSIESLHFYINDIPVDLNIRTIEDLKREKPLSFIDFSIYEGRIIYDKNNVVCNLIRENKQNWNEEENSFSEHDIAFDRFSKKHVLDKVKGRLDTNPILCNLLLDTNIYWLIQSYFKFNKMAYLGEKKAISYIKKKEPDIYQQLEEFYQKSNLEDKVSITEKIIDLVLKDVGGLWKQNEIIAFGINREVNNLKEKGKKIYDILLEPHNCE from the coding sequence ATGATTAAAAACTTAGAGGAACTTGTAATAAAACTAAAAAATAACTCAATAGTAATAAGCATTATCGAATATGGTAGTAGAAATTGCTATGACTCTTATGGGAATGGTGATTATGATATTTTTGTTATAGTTGAAGAAAGATTCTATTCCATAGAGAGTTTGCATTTTTATATTAATGATATTCCTGTTGATTTAAATATTCGGACAATAGAAGATTTAAAAAGAGAGAAACCTTTATCATTTATAGATTTTTCAATATATGAAGGCAGAATTATATATGATAAAAATAATGTAGTTTGTAATCTTATAAGAGAAAATAAACAAAACTGGAATGAGGAAGAAAATAGTTTTTCTGAACATGACATTGCATTTGACCGTTTTAGTAAAAAGCATGTATTAGATAAAGTCAAAGGTAGGTTAGATACTAATCCTATTTTATGTAATTTGCTACTTGATACGAATATATACTGGTTAATACAATCATATTTTAAATTTAATAAGATGGCATATCTAGGTGAGAAAAAAGCGATTAGTTATATAAAAAAGAAAGAACCTGATATTTATCAACAATTAGAAGAATTTTATCAAAAAAGTAATCTGGAAGATAAGGTGAGTATAACTGAAAAGATAATAGATTTAGTTTTAAAAGATGTAGGAGGTCTATGGAAGCAAAATGAAATAATTGCATTTGGAATTAATAGAGAGGTAAATAATTTAAAAGAAAAAGGTAAAAAGATTTACGATATTTTACTAGAACCTCACAACTGTGAATAG
- a CDS encoding LacI family DNA-binding transcriptional regulator, protein MGNKTMEDIAKEARVSKSTVSRALGDDPRVNENTRKRIKKLAKKMNYQPHKAAQALANKNTNVIGVVFPKIPRSIADPFFLEFLQGIGEVAVINGYSLTLFNDNSDYGKLEKIFHKHNVDGIILTEPRTNDLRVTYLKKEGLPFVFLGNPMGDQDAYWVETDNRSGAYQAVDYLIKAGHKRIATITGPMGLVAGKYRLQGYKDALLDKGLAVNSDFIINADFTQEGAYRAAKKLLLSKDFTAIFAANDLMALGAIKALKEQGLTIPGDIAIMGYDGIQIGEYIDPPLTTISQPGKKMGEIATELLLKLIQGEYISENHILLSPELIVRDSV, encoded by the coding sequence ATGGGTAATAAAACAATGGAAGATATAGCAAAGGAAGCCAGGGTATCGAAGTCAACAGTTTCCCGGGCTCTGGGGGATGACCCTAGGGTAAATGAAAACACCAGAAAAAGAATTAAAAAACTTGCTAAAAAAATGAATTATCAACCACATAAAGCGGCACAGGCCCTGGCCAATAAAAATACTAATGTGATTGGAGTAGTTTTCCCCAAAATACCACGTTCAATAGCGGATCCCTTTTTCCTGGAGTTTTTACAGGGCATTGGAGAGGTCGCTGTAATAAATGGATACAGCCTTACTCTATTTAATGATAATAGTGACTATGGTAAATTGGAAAAGATCTTTCATAAACATAATGTTGATGGTATTATCTTAACTGAACCCAGAACTAATGACCTCAGGGTTACTTATCTTAAAAAAGAAGGATTACCATTTGTTTTTTTAGGCAATCCGATGGGGGATCAGGATGCTTACTGGGTAGAAACGGACAATAGAAGTGGTGCCTATCAGGCAGTAGATTATTTGATTAAAGCTGGTCATAAAAGGATTGCTACAATCACTGGACCTATGGGTTTAGTAGCAGGAAAATATCGTTTGCAGGGTTATAAAGATGCTTTGCTAGATAAGGGGCTGGCTGTCAATTCTGATTTTATAATAAATGCTGATTTTACTCAGGAAGGCGCCTATCGTGCTGCTAAAAAATTGCTGTTAAGTAAAGATTTTACTGCTATATTTGCAGCCAATGACTTGATGGCCCTGGGGGCGATTAAGGCCCTAAAAGAACAGGGTTTAACAATACCAGGAGATATAGCTATTATGGGATATGATGGCATTCAGATTGGTGAGTATATTGATCCCCCATTAACAACCATTAGTCAGCCGGGTAAAAAGATGGGTGAGATAGCTACAGAGCTTTTATTAAAATTAATTCAAGGGGAATATATAAGTGAAAACCATATTCTGCTTTCACCTGAATTGATAGTCAGGGACTCAGTATAA
- a CDS encoding carbohydrate ABC transporter permease → MESNKAFAKIILHLLIIITIFVWILPTMGLLITSFRPAEDVNNTGWWTVFSSPLDFTQYTIENYSRVFHSVGMDVAFKNSFLIAIFGTLIPVVVAAFAAFGLSKLSFKGRGIVYGVIISLLVVPLQLTFIPILKLYNIINLSGTFVGLWLAHTGYGLPLAVFMLHNFFQGLPDDLFEAAYIDGASIWTVFYRLALPLSVPAIASLFIFQFLWVWNDLLVALIYLGGSRSVAPLTMKLTNLVGSYGQDWHLLTSAAFISMIIPLIIFFSLQRYFVKGILAGSVKG, encoded by the coding sequence ATGGAGTCAAATAAAGCTTTTGCTAAAATCATCTTGCATCTTCTTATTATTATAACAATTTTTGTCTGGATCTTGCCTACTATGGGTTTATTGATTACGTCTTTTCGTCCAGCAGAGGATGTAAATAATACAGGCTGGTGGACAGTGTTCAGCAGTCCGCTGGATTTTACACAATATACTATCGAAAATTACAGTAGGGTTTTTCATTCAGTTGGAATGGATGTAGCTTTTAAGAATTCATTTTTAATTGCAATTTTTGGAACATTAATTCCGGTTGTTGTAGCAGCCTTTGCAGCCTTTGGCTTATCGAAATTAAGCTTCAAGGGTCGGGGTATAGTCTATGGTGTTATTATTAGTTTGCTGGTAGTTCCTTTACAGCTAACCTTTATACCAATCTTAAAACTATATAATATAATTAATTTATCAGGTACTTTTGTTGGCTTATGGTTAGCCCACACAGGATATGGCCTGCCCCTGGCAGTTTTTATGCTCCACAATTTTTTTCAGGGATTACCTGATGATTTATTCGAAGCAGCTTATATTGATGGGGCTTCAATCTGGACTGTATTTTACCGTCTGGCATTACCACTATCAGTACCGGCGATTGCTTCACTTTTTATTTTTCAATTTCTATGGGTGTGGAATGACCTCCTGGTTGCCTTAATATATCTGGGTGGTAGTAGAAGTGTAGCACCCTTAACAATGAAACTGACCAATCTAGTAGGTTCCTATGGGCAGGACTGGCATTTACTAACATCTGCTGCCTTTATATCAATGATTATCCCTCTAATTATCTTCTTTTCATTACAACGCTACTTTGTAAAGGGAATACTGGCTGGTTCAGTAAAGGGATAA
- a CDS encoding carbohydrate ABC transporter permease: MKLKNQKLWVALFIGPALFFITVFLLYPSVHTMIISFLGKRSETFVGMKNYIYSFTSPTMLTAFRNNLMWLVFFTAGTVGMGLLMAILADKIKYEKLAKTIIFMPMAVSFVGASVVWKFVYTYKPIFTNQIGLLNQVIVLFGGSPKGWLMKGPWMNNFSLIFVGIWIWTGFCMVLLSAAYKGIPRELMEAGRVDGANEWQVFTKIIIPSMKSTIAVVTTTMIINVLKIFDIVYVMTNGNYGTEVIANRMYKEMFQYRNYGRASAIAVILFLLIIPVIVMNIKRMKGEDS, encoded by the coding sequence ATGAAGTTGAAAAATCAAAAACTGTGGGTGGCCCTTTTTATAGGGCCTGCTCTTTTTTTTATAACCGTCTTTTTATTATATCCGTCAGTTCATACAATGATTATTAGTTTTCTGGGGAAACGCTCTGAGACATTTGTAGGAATGAAGAATTATATTTATTCCTTTACATCGCCCACAATGTTAACAGCTTTTAGAAATAATCTGATGTGGCTGGTATTTTTTACAGCAGGAACGGTTGGTATGGGATTATTAATGGCGATTCTGGCAGATAAAATTAAATATGAAAAATTAGCTAAAACAATTATATTTATGCCTATGGCAGTATCTTTTGTAGGAGCCAGTGTTGTCTGGAAGTTTGTTTATACATATAAACCGATATTTACTAATCAAATAGGCCTATTAAATCAAGTGATTGTATTATTTGGCGGCAGTCCAAAGGGTTGGTTGATGAAAGGCCCCTGGATGAATAATTTTTCTCTAATATTTGTAGGTATTTGGATCTGGACTGGATTTTGTATGGTACTTCTGTCAGCTGCCTATAAGGGCATACCCCGGGAATTAATGGAGGCCGGTAGGGTTGATGGTGCCAATGAGTGGCAGGTATTTACTAAAATAATTATTCCTTCAATGAAGAGTACTATTGCTGTAGTTACCACAACGATGATTATTAATGTACTTAAGATCTTTGATATAGTCTATGTAATGACAAACGGTAATTATGGAACAGAGGTTATTGCTAATAGAATGTATAAAGAAATGTTTCAGTATCGCAACTATGGTAGGGCCAGTGCAATTGCAGTGATATTGTTCCTGCTGATTATACCAGTTATTGTAATGAATATTAAAAGGATGAAAGGGGAGGACAGCTAA
- a CDS encoding ABC transporter substrate-binding protein yields MKKSIWMMVSAILLMGVIFAVAVSADETITIMGVWGGNELEAFTKVMETFEAASGIEVEFEGTRDLPTLLTTRLEAGNPPDIVHLTGLGMMEELAREGDLVDLIDVLDMPQFNEDYNAVWKELATYEDGMYGIYISADVKSLVWYNPKAFAAKGYIIPSDWDDMEALMDKMISNGDIPWAIGLESGAASGWPGTDWIEDIMLRTAGPEVYDQWVNHDIPWTDERVKRAFEIFGEIARDSSYVWGGPTAVNASNFGDAVTPLFAEPVQAYMHRQASFITSFIKDNNPDLLAGEDFNFFAFPEIEEEYGTPVLGAADMMGLMTDKPAAKQFMRFLASPGAQSIWVSELGKIGVNKRINPAVYPDELTAKMAEVLKNAEVFRFDGSDSMPKAIGSGAFWTGVVDYVNGQDLDSVLEYIESVADETYTSGAATN; encoded by the coding sequence GTGAAAAAAAGTATTTGGATGATGGTTTCAGCAATTCTACTTATGGGAGTAATTTTTGCAGTAGCTGTAAGTGCTGACGAGACAATAACAATTATGGGGGTCTGGGGTGGAAATGAATTAGAGGCCTTTACTAAAGTTATGGAGACATTTGAGGCTGCCTCTGGAATTGAGGTCGAGTTTGAAGGGACAAGGGATCTGCCTACTTTATTAACTACAAGGCTGGAAGCAGGTAATCCACCAGATATAGTTCATTTAACTGGTTTAGGAATGATGGAAGAACTTGCCCGGGAGGGAGATTTGGTAGATCTGATAGATGTACTTGATATGCCACAATTTAATGAAGATTATAATGCTGTCTGGAAAGAACTGGCTACATATGAAGATGGTATGTATGGTATATATATATCTGCTGATGTCAAGAGTTTAGTCTGGTATAATCCTAAAGCCTTTGCTGCTAAAGGATATATAATCCCGAGTGACTGGGATGATATGGAAGCATTAATGGATAAAATGATTTCTAATGGTGATATTCCCTGGGCAATTGGACTTGAGTCAGGTGCAGCCAGTGGATGGCCTGGGACGGACTGGATTGAAGATATTATGTTAAGAACTGCTGGACCTGAGGTATATGACCAGTGGGTTAATCATGATATTCCCTGGACTGATGAAAGGGTCAAAAGGGCGTTTGAGATTTTCGGTGAAATTGCACGAGATTCCAGTTATGTCTGGGGAGGACCAACGGCAGTGAATGCTAGTAACTTTGGTGATGCTGTAACACCTCTATTTGCTGAACCGGTTCAGGCTTATATGCATCGTCAGGCTAGTTTTATTACCAGTTTTATTAAAGATAATAACCCTGATTTACTTGCTGGTGAGGATTTTAATTTCTTTGCCTTTCCTGAAATTGAAGAGGAATACGGGACACCTGTACTTGGTGCTGCCGATATGATGGGCTTAATGACAGATAAACCAGCAGCAAAGCAGTTTATGAGATTTCTTGCCTCACCTGGGGCACAATCTATCTGGGTTAGTGAACTTGGTAAGATAGGTGTAAATAAGAGAATTAATCCAGCTGTTTATCCAGATGAATTAACAGCTAAAATGGCTGAAGTCTTGAAAAATGCAGAAGTATTTAGGTTTGATGGTTCAGATTCTATGCCTAAAGCAATTGGCTCTGGTGCTTTCTGGACTGGGGTGGTAGATTATGTAAATGGTCAGGACCTTGATAGTGTCCTGGAATACATAGAATCAGTTGCTGATGAAACATATACATCTGGTGCAGCAACTAATTAA